CCATTCTCTTCAATCGCCTGTAACGTTCGGGGATTTGGAACCCCAACTAGAGACCAATGAATTTGGGGCTGCTTGAGGGTTTTAGCAGAATCCGAATCACAAACCCCTAAAAATGCCAGTCAGTTCACTTGTAAAACGATGCGTTTTGATTTTTACTGATTTTCTTAATTTGTCCGAAAACGatacaaaattttcttaatttttaatttagacGTGTCCATTTGTCAAGGTATATTTCGCTTGTATCACAAttacaatttctttttttttttcaggaatACAACTACAATttctaattcatttttttattttttaattattttttatttcacatgcaTCATATCATAAAGgaaaaattattcaattggccCTTGAACTCTTTGTCTAGGTAAAAATAAgcccctcatctattttttgaTGACTTTAAGCCCTCGAACTTGTAAAATTGAACACCCGTGACCCTTTTAACCAGTTTCTCCGGTTTTGCAACCGGAAGGCCAATTCACACGAATGCCAGTGTGCTTCTtcaaagggtatttttgtccgcATCTTCTAAACAAAAGGGaacaactcctccttcttcctTCCATTTCTGCAAAACCCTCGTTGCCGCCGTTCTCTCTCTCCTCATTCTCTGCAGGAGAGTGATACCACTGCTCTCAAGAATCTCTCCACTAGCAGAGTCATAGCTATTCCTTCGACTGCCCAATTCTCCTCCACTCTAGACACCAGTCCTATTAAAATTAGTCGCTAAAACACTATTCTCATCCAAACTTTCCAGTAGAGATGCCATTGCAGCTGCTATTCTCGGCGAGACCACCACATCCATAAGCGCAGGAAGTAGGAGCGAGTTCAAGTGAAGAGATCACATAGCAATTGCAATGATACACATATAGCCTATGCAACTAGGATCCCATGAAAACAggaaacacacacacaccaaaaacaaaatttatagAAACGAAGAACTTAGATTCTCAAATATTATTGACTCATCCCTTCACTTGCGATTGAGATATCTGACGTACAAAATCCACAATTGCAGGCAATTCAATCACAACATCTACCCTGAATACTATTTGTTACCTCAGATCATTCTGAAGCTTTTTTACATCCATTCTCAACAGAAGAGCAATGATACACCCTAAACTCACATTTAGGTGAGACCCTCTTAAACAGCAACCTCGTCGTATCCTCATGACTGACTTTAGCACCTTCCCTCTCCACCAGAGCTGCCGCCACAATCCTCTCGTATCCACCTCCTCCCCCAGCTATATACGCCGCCAGTGCAGCCTGAACCGGCCCCAAACTCGGATTATATGCTGCAGACTCGATATATGATCCCCTGCACACTTTCCCTTCGGGATCCATCAGGGCCACCCCGGATGAGCACCCGCTATACGGTGCATGTGACTTGATGGCAGCCTCCAAGGCTTCTATCCTCGGAAGGGCCTCACTTTCTTCCAACTCTCCGTAAAACCCATTgcttaaatttttaaaattcccATCAAGTTCGGATTCTTTTGAATAGCCATTGCACAAATTTGCGTGTTTTTGGGAAGTATCAAAAGATAGCCCATTGCTATGGGGTTCGAGGAGGAGGGGAGATTCTTTATCCAACAGATCACAGGGGCCAAATGGGTTGGTTAAGAATTCCAACAATGGCTTAAAGGGGAGGggagattttgaaaagttttgatTTGGGTGGTCGGAGGTGATGAGGATTTGAAGAGAGGAAGAATCCCGGAGTTCTTGGAAGAACTGGCGGCAGTGGCCACAAGGGGCAGCGGAGACGGCGAGAGCAATGAGGCGAGGGCAACCATGGACGGCGAGGTTGTTGCAGAGGAACTGCTCTACGTGGACGGATTGATTTAAGGGGAGACCAGAGAACTCGAGATTGACGCCTATAAAAATGCAGCTGTCGGAGCCAAGGCCGACGGCCCCGACGGAGAATTTGGAGATTGGAGGACGAGCAAGAGACTGGGCTGGTTGAACCAAGGTGGGGAGGAGGTGGAGGAGTTATTCCCTTTTTGCTTAGAAGATGCGGACAAAAATGTCCTTTGAAGAAGCACACTGGCATTCGTTTGAATTGGTCTTCCAGTCGCAAAATCGGAGAAACTGGCTAAAAGGGTCACGGGTGTCCAATTTTACAAGTTCGAGGACTTAAAGTCAGTAAAAAATAGATGAGGGGTTTATTTTTACCTAGACAAAGAGTTCAAGGgccaattggataatttgccctATCATAAAAAGTATTATAGTAATGATTTCAaataatatctcaaataatctcttatccaaacacactcataatttaaatattaaattattaaaaataaagtTAATTAGGAAAATGATATAAATATAAGAAAGAATAATAATTGATATTTTATGTATTCTTATGGTTAGTAAGTtagatttttgttttctctaAAAAAATTTGGAAGTAACTATTTCATCAATTTATGACAGAGGCTAAAATGGagattttacccttttttttaagGGTCAAATCAAATTACACAAAGTGTGAGCAAATCCGATTTTCAAAAAGCCAATAATCTAGATTGTGCCATACCATCTCATTAAGTAGTGTAACACAATCTACACTATTAGATTTTTGAAAATAGGGTCTATCCAAATTTTGGTCCAAGGCAAATACACCTGAAAAGTGCAAAAATAGGGTCtatccaaattttgacccaagaCAAATACACCTGAAAAGTGTGTATCATGGCGTACGTGGTAGACTTTAAGAAATCCTTTTGAAGTTTTAGTGGGGTGGAAAGTTAAGGGTTCAAATTTTGTCTTCCATTGCCACTATACGTGGCTTTACCAAAAAATTCATATGGTGCACAGTACACCTATCTAATCCGAAAGTGATTTAGTCTCGATCAGTACTCAAATTGGTCCAGTTAGACCTTCCCTTAAAATAGGTTATAATAAGAGTAGGAGTAGAATAGATAGTgttaattgacaaaaaaaaaaaaaaggggtcacATTGGTTGACGTGACTACAGGCTACTCACCCTCATTTGCtgaaattacactaacctctcCCCTCAATTTTAACAGTCAAGTGTAAATTATATTTCATATAAACATATTTCGGAGAAATTTTCATAAGTTTATCTGGAGTGAATTCTAATTTTGTACATATTTCCTTATACTTTACAGTTAGAGTGACTTCTTATCAAGGCtaacaaaaaggaaattttgctAAGGTATTATTAATTCTCAGTTACAACTTGCAGCTTACAAGATAGTATACTACAATTTAAGAAAAGATAAAGAGTAATTACAAAGCTTAAAGATGTCTCCATAATATAAAAAGGTTTTCAAAGTTTGTTACTTGTTATTCTCCCAGTATGCAATTTAACAGCCGATTAGTTATCAAACGCACTATGGAGTTTAAACTtgcaaacaaaaaataaataaatcaaaaatgaGGAAGGAAAAGAGGAAACTGTATTAATCTACTAATACCGCAATTGAGGAAAGTCCAGTCTGGGATACTCTCCACAAATATCATGCACGTAGCAGAAAATTATACTACCATATTTAATTGCTGAcatacaagaaaaatcaaataaagcaaCCTCTCTCGATTCGATGCTTAACCTTCTCAtctttctttaatttattttactCCCTCCCCTGAATTAATGACAAAATAGAGAAATCAAAATTGCAAATACCAAAACTCAGAAGGATATATATTCTTGGCCTAATGATCTGTGACAGGTAACCGTTCATGGGTGCTGTCACCCATGAAGATGTTATCATAGACGAGGGCTGCAATGGCAGCACCAAGCATAGGGCCTGCCCAGTACACCCACTGGTGAGTCCATACGCCACTCACCACAGCCGGTCCAAAGGAGACTGCAGGATTCATGGAAGCTCCATCAAAAGCACCTCCAACCAAGATATTAGCTCCCACGATGAACCCAATTGCAAGGGGTGCAACCACACCTATATTTCCCTTCTTGGGATCAACTGCAGTAGCATAAACCGTGTAGACTAGGCCGAAAGTCATTACAGCCTCCAGTACCAATGCATTCCCCACTGATACACCAGATGATAACGTGAATGCAGATGTTTCCTgatcaaataattttcaagaaaCTCGAGTGATTAATACTGAGAGGGTTTAGGAATT
This portion of the Coffea arabica cultivar ET-39 chromosome 2e, Coffea Arabica ET-39 HiFi, whole genome shotgun sequence genome encodes:
- the LOC113728483 gene encoding cytidine deaminase 1-like encodes the protein LLHLLPTLVQPAQSLARPPISKFSVGAVGLGSDSCIFIGVNLEFSGLPLNQSVHVEQFLCNNLAVHGCPRLIALAVSAAPCGHCRQFFQELRDSSSLQILITSDHPNQNFSKSPLPFKPLLEFLTNPFGPCDLLDKESPLLLEPHSNGLSFDTSQKHANLCNGYSKESELDGNFKNLSNGFYGELEESEALPRIEALEAAIKSHAPYSGCSSGVALMDPEGKVCRGSYIESAAYNPSLGPVQAALAAYIAGGGGGYERIVAAALVEREGAKVSHEDTTRLLFKRVSPKCEFRVYHCSSVENGCKKASE